The following are encoded together in the Bactrocera neohumeralis isolate Rockhampton chromosome 6, APGP_CSIRO_Bneo_wtdbg2-racon-allhic-juicebox.fasta_v2, whole genome shotgun sequence genome:
- the LOC126763745 gene encoding protein male-specific lethal-3: MAQRSRHSHRNSASTRYFEKGEKVLCYEPDPTKAKVLYDSKILGTYDSKDKRGRKVIQYKVHFQGWSSSWDRKVNADFVLKDTEENRQLQRDLAEKAQLQINAFLYRKERTSSKKKPNKTVVPAEDAATAGGNITTDLRSSPKFRTRGSSEDNFSSSSTFERQEDSPMKDECETESCCSSVESFPDEERVLLRISERLRQYLEYDHDMIVKYCKQHALPARIPVVAILENFVKQSVVKLVFSTTQVESTRRRTTQQRTNKKEHEFDKLVATVGLLKEVADGLRIYFDFTITDYLLYKEEKEYALSYLSEENLKNFTYVALPGLSADFLNPTKSDTDSTQLPISDSGTEVHAADVNSTTPAATDEPQKRKSRIHRSDDCEMIVENCLENCLSSIASTSSGASTPLHSAAAGSGGASGVNYLKSLQPMALNLPTQTKEFLQGVLSWHLLPTNAPTAPSMIFGAPHLARLIVKLPEFLNASSINDDKLKNLLQHLDTFVNYLEARKEWFNEDNYARSNAMRKRASSTDSTKPTPMEGVKDTLDTNSQAAAVATSASSTATPTTLPASTAAGAAAAIAT; the protein is encoded by the exons ATGGCACAAAGAAGTCGACACTCACACCGTAATAGTGCGAGTACGCGTTATTTCGAAAAGGGTGAAAAGGTACTCTGCTACGAGCCAGACCCAACAAAGGCGAAAGTGTTATACGACTCAAAG ATTTTGGGTACCTACGATTCAAAGGATAAGCGTGGACGAAAAGTTATTCAATATAAAGTACACTTTCAAGGTTGGAGTAGTTCATGGGATCGTAAAGTGAATgctgattttgttttaaagGATACCGAGGAAAATCGTCAACTTCAAAGAGATTTGGCTGAAAAGGCACAGTTACAGAT TAATGCTTTTCTGTATCGTAAAGAGCGTACCAGTAGTaagaaaaaaccaaacaaaacggTAGTACCTGCGGAAGATGCTGCAACAGCGGGGGGCAACATAACAACTGATTTGCGTTCATCCCCAAAATTTCGAACACGCGGCTCATCTGAAGATAATTTTAGCTCAAGTAGCACTTTTGAAAGGCAAGAGGATTCTCCAATGAAGGACG AATGTGAAACTGAGTCTTGCTGCAGTTCAGTAGAAAGTTTTCCAGATGAAGAAAGAGTCTTACTGCGAATAAGTGAAAGGCTTCGTCAATATTTGGAATATGATCATGATATGattgtaaaatattgtaagCAGCATGCTTTGCCTGCACGAATACCAGTCGTGGCGATATTGGAGAACTTCGTTAAACAAAGTGTTGTTAAATTGGTATTTTCAACCACACAAGTTGAGAGCACAAGGCGACGCACCACGCAACAacgaacaaacaaaaaagaacatgAATTTGACAAGCTTGTGGCTAC TGTGGGCTTATTAAAAGAGGTAGCTGATGGGTTAcgcatttattttgatttcactATCACCGATTATCTACTATATAAAGAGGAAAAAGAGTACGCGTTATCCTATTTAAGTGAGGAGaatcttaaaaatttcacatACGTTGCATTGCCGGGCTTATCGGCCGATTTTCTTAATCCCACTAAATCGGACACGGACTCGACGCAATTGCCTATCAGTGACAGTGGCACTGAAGTGCACGCTGCAGATGTCAATTCGACAACACCCGCCGCTACTGATGAGCCACAAAAGCGAAAATCTCGCATACATCGGAGTGACGACTGTGAAATGATTGTGGAAAACTGTTTGGAGAACTGTTTATCGAGTATTGCTAGCACCAGTTCAGGTGCCTCAACCCCTTTACACTCTGCTGCCGCTGGCAGTGGCGGCGCCTCTGGAGTTAATTACTTGAAATCACTGCAGCCAATGGCACTCAATCTGCCAACACAAACCAAGGAATTCCTACAAGGAGTCTTATCGTGGCATTTGCTGCCAACCAATGCCCCTACAGCGCCGTCAATGATATTTGGGGCTCCACATTTGGCACGATTAATTG TTAAACTGCCTgagtttttgaatgcttcatcGATAAACGAcgacaaattgaaaaatttactaCAACATTTGGATACATTCGTGAA TTACTTGGAAGCAAGAAAAGAATGGTTCAACGAAGACAATTACGCGCGCTCAAATGCGATGCGTAAACGCGCCAGCTCCACCGACAGCACTAAACCCACTCCCATGGAAGGCGTAAAGGACACACTTGATACGAATTCTCAAGCGGCAGCAGTCGCGACAAGTGCATCAAGCACAGCAACGCCAACGACGCTGCCGGCATCGACTGCAGCTGGTGCCGCTGCAGCTATTGCAACATAA